Proteins encoded in a region of the Wolbachia endosymbiont (group A) of Anomoia purmunda genome:
- the purD gene encoding phosphoribosylamine--glycine ligase yields MKVLVIGSGGREHALLWALKKSPILTELYVTPGRPAMENLGVLVDVNIQNSVDVTQFCKRENIELVVIGPEQPIIDGLADDLVAEGINVFAPSQATAKLEGSKSFTKGLCKRYGIPTAKYECFVDEGLAKDFVRSNKIKFPLVVKANGIAAGKGVVICNTENEAFSAIDSMLVEKKFGESGEEIIIEEFLIGEEVSFFALVDGLKVVTLGCAKDYKRVDESNESQNTGGMGSYSSPSIISKDMEQKIIQKIIYPTAQALVNMGTPYKGVLFAGLMICKDSPKLLEYNVRFGDPEIQSVLPRFDSNCDLLKLMLSVAEGKLNVKMVELNNKSTVCVVVASKGYPGDYQKGEVIKGLDKIESIPGVLVFHAGTKLDESGNLVSDGGRVLNIVAEGSTIEEAKSKVYSALNFLEWPGGFFRYDIGS; encoded by the coding sequence ATGAAGGTTCTGGTTATAGGTTCTGGTGGGCGTGAGCACGCTCTACTTTGGGCTCTAAAAAAATCTCCTATCTTGACTGAGTTATATGTCACTCCTGGTCGCCCGGCCATGGAAAATTTGGGAGTTCTTGTGGATGTAAATATTCAAAATTCAGTGGATGTTACACAATTTTGCAAGAGAGAAAATATAGAGTTGGTTGTTATTGGTCCAGAACAACCAATAATTGATGGGCTTGCTGATGATTTAGTTGCAGAGGGAATAAATGTTTTTGCTCCAAGTCAAGCAACTGCAAAACTTGAGGGATCGAAGTCTTTCACCAAGGGATTATGTAAACGATATGGTATACCAACTGCCAAGTACGAGTGTTTTGTTGATGAAGGGTTAGCTAAAGATTTTGTACGTAGCAATAAAATAAAGTTTCCACTTGTAGTGAAAGCAAATGGAATTGCAGCAGGAAAAGGGGTGGTTATATGTAATACAGAAAACGAAGCTTTTTCAGCAATAGATTCAATGCTAGTGGAGAAAAAATTTGGTGAATCAGGTGAAGAAATAATCATAGAAGAGTTTTTAATTGGAGAAGAAGTAAGTTTTTTTGCTCTTGTTGATGGGTTGAAAGTAGTAACTCTTGGGTGTGCAAAAGATTATAAGAGAGTTGATGAAAGTAATGAAAGCCAAAATACTGGAGGTATGGGGTCGTACTCATCACCTTCAATTATAAGTAAGGACATGGAGCAAAAAATTATCCAAAAAATAATATACCCTACAGCTCAAGCATTGGTTAACATGGGTACGCCTTATAAAGGAGTACTCTTTGCTGGTTTAATGATTTGCAAAGATAGCCCAAAACTTCTCGAGTATAACGTTAGATTCGGTGATCCGGAAATACAATCCGTGTTACCTAGATTTGATTCAAATTGCGATTTGTTAAAATTGATGTTGTCAGTTGCAGAAGGAAAGTTAAATGTCAAAATGGTGGAACTTAACAACAAATCTACAGTTTGTGTAGTTGTTGCAAGTAAAGGCTATCCGGGTGATTATCAAAAGGGAGAAGTAATTAAGGGGTTAGATAAAATTGAAAGCATTCCTGGTGTATTGGTGTTTCATGCTGGTACTAAATTGGATGAAAGTGGTAACTTAGTTTCAGATGGCGGAAGAGTGCTAAATATAGTAGCAGAAGGGAGCACTATAGAGGAAGCCAAAAGTAAAGTGTACTCAGCATTAAATTTTTTAGAATGGCCAGGGGGCTTCTTCAGATACGATATCGGTAGTTAA